One window of Desulfovibrio sp. genomic DNA carries:
- a CDS encoding metal-dependent hydrolase gives MSDITWFGHSAFKISSPEAQVVIDPFFAPSAGVTVDAAGDVDIVLVTHDHADHVGDAVSLCRRTGAHLGAIVGTACKLGEAGVPTEQIINGIGFNMGGTVSHKGVDITMTQAYHSSDSGSPAGYIVRMPDGFTVYHAGDTCIFSGMELWGQLYDIDVALLPVGGVFTMDARQAALACKLLRCRAAVPMHWGTFPVLAQNAACFKVELERMKLSCRCVEMSPGETVSFG, from the coding sequence ATGAGCGACATAACCTGGTTTGGACATTCGGCTTTCAAAATCAGCTCGCCTGAAGCACAGGTGGTCATTGATCCCTTTTTTGCCCCTTCTGCGGGTGTTACCGTCGACGCAGCCGGTGATGTTGATATTGTGCTTGTAACCCACGACCACGCCGACCATGTGGGCGACGCCGTTTCCCTGTGCCGCCGCACCGGCGCGCATCTTGGAGCCATAGTGGGCACTGCGTGCAAACTTGGCGAGGCGGGTGTGCCCACAGAGCAGATAATCAACGGCATAGGTTTCAACATGGGAGGCACGGTGTCCCACAAGGGCGTGGATATAACCATGACCCAGGCCTATCATTCCAGCGATTCGGGCTCTCCGGCTGGCTATATTGTGCGCATGCCCGACGGCTTCACCGTGTACCATGCTGGCGATACCTGTATTTTCAGCGGCATGGAGCTGTGGGGCCAGCTGTACGACATTGATGTGGCCCTGTTGCCCGTGGGCGGCGTGTTTACCATGGATGCGCGCCAGGCTGCGCTGGCCTGCAAGCTGCTGCGCTGCAGGGCTGCTGTTCCCATGCACTGGGGAACATTCCCCGTGCTGGCCCAAAACGCTGCGTGCTTCAAGGTAGAACTGGAGCGCATGAAGCTCTCCTGCCGCTGTGTGGAAATGTCGCCCGGTGAAACCGTAAGCTTTGGCTGA
- a CDS encoding Rrf2 family transcriptional regulator, translating into MSVSLKCQYGLRALFELARRTGNGPTRIQEIAESQAIPPRFLENILNQLRRGGFVESRRGKSGGFVLARPAGQITALDVIRFLDGPVHPFDCEGESPVRKCSLGPDCVFMPLWQRARQALEGVYGSTTLQDLLDAQAANIPDFSI; encoded by the coding sequence ATGAGCGTTTCACTCAAGTGCCAATACGGACTGCGCGCCCTGTTTGAACTGGCCCGGCGCACGGGCAATGGTCCAACGCGCATACAGGAAATAGCCGAGTCACAGGCCATTCCGCCCCGCTTTCTCGAGAATATTCTTAACCAGCTGAGGCGTGGCGGTTTTGTGGAAAGCCGGCGCGGCAAGTCCGGGGGCTTTGTGCTGGCCCGCCCCGCAGGGCAGATAACCGCACTGGACGTCATACGCTTTCTTGACGGCCCGGTGCACCCGTTTGACTGCGAGGGCGAAAGTCCTGTGCGCAAATGTTCGCTAGGGCCAGACTGTGTATTCATGCCCCTGTGGCAGCGGGCGCGCCAGGCTCTGGAAGGCGTGTACGGCAGTACTACCCTGCAGGACCTGCTGGATGCGCAAGCGGCCAACATACCCGATTTCAGCATTTGA
- the cysK gene encoding cysteine synthase A: protein MSRIYQNNPLSIGNTPLVRLNRVVGPKATVLAKIEGRNPSYSVKCRIGAAMIANAESRGLLRPGVGIVEPTSGNTGIALAYVAAAKGYELTLTMPETMSLERRRVVAMLGAKLVLTPGAEGMPGAIRKAEELAAANPGAFFMPQQFKNPANPAIHEATTGPEIWNDTDGQVDAIVAGVGTGGTITGISRYLKHTRGKSIVSVAVEPAASPVISQHLAGQPLQPGPHKIQGIGAGFIPETLDVSLLDRVEAVGNDEAIEFARRLAREEGILAGISSGAAAAAAARLADLPEFEGKTIVVILPDAGERYLSSALYEGIGE, encoded by the coding sequence ATGTCCAGAATTTATCAGAACAATCCCCTTTCTATCGGCAACACTCCCCTGGTGCGGCTTAATCGCGTGGTGGGGCCCAAGGCCACAGTGCTGGCCAAGATCGAAGGCCGCAACCCCTCGTACTCCGTCAAATGCCGCATTGGCGCAGCCATGATTGCCAATGCGGAAAGTCGTGGTCTGCTGCGCCCCGGCGTGGGCATTGTGGAGCCCACCAGCGGCAATACGGGTATTGCACTGGCTTATGTGGCAGCCGCCAAGGGCTATGAACTTACGCTCACCATGCCCGAGACCATGAGCCTTGAGCGCCGCCGCGTGGTGGCCATGCTGGGCGCAAAGCTGGTGCTCACCCCGGGTGCGGAGGGCATGCCCGGAGCCATTCGCAAGGCCGAAGAGCTGGCAGCCGCCAACCCCGGCGCGTTCTTTATGCCCCAGCAATTCAAGAATCCGGCCAACCCGGCCATTCATGAGGCCACCACCGGCCCCGAAATATGGAATGATACCGACGGTCAGGTGGACGCCATTGTGGCGGGCGTGGGTACGGGCGGCACCATTACGGGTATTTCACGCTATCTCAAGCACACGCGGGGCAAGAGCATCGTTTCCGTGGCGGTTGAGCCTGCTGCCAGCCCTGTGATCAGCCAGCACCTGGCAGGTCAGCCCCTGCAACCTGGGCCGCACAAGATACAGGGCATTGGTGCTGGTTTTATACCTGAAACGCTGGATGTCAGCCTGCTGGACAGGGTAGAAGCCGTGGGCAACGATGAGGCCATTGAATTTGCCCGCAGGCTGGCGCGTGAAGAGGGCATTCTGGCTGGTATCTCTTCGGGCGCAGCAGCTGCAGCAGCGGCGAGGCTTGCGGATCTGCCGGAATTTGAGGGCAAGACCATTGTGGTTATTTTGCCTGATGCGGGCGAACGTTATCTGTCGTCTGCCCTTTATGAGGGCATCGGCGAGTAG
- a CDS encoding LysR family transcriptional regulator — MNIESLRAFHRVAETGNFTQVARELFLTQPAISMQIQNLEQSLGVVLFKRTCRSVRLTSEGELLYKYTQQIFGVLSELRNAFQEIGELQSGDLTIGATAIMGAYWLPFFVNSFHHRYPRIKIRMVICNSHKLADKLQNGELEIGFGGSSSGHPTLQQHFLHREPLILVAGKQSALAASHRMLQAADITRETMIMREQGARMTDKVAKWLKKHAPRANPPMIVTVDNMEVTKQMVIDGLGITALPRHAATRELENGALVPLPVKDFSMHTNYFLVTQPNTTFSRTTRAFLSTLFEHGVPIAEEMLH, encoded by the coding sequence ATGAATATTGAAAGTCTCAGAGCTTTCCACCGAGTGGCAGAAACAGGTAATTTTACCCAGGTTGCCCGTGAGCTGTTCCTTACTCAACCCGCCATCAGCATGCAGATTCAGAATCTTGAGCAAAGCCTGGGCGTGGTGCTGTTCAAAAGAACATGTCGCAGCGTCAGACTCACGAGCGAAGGGGAGCTTCTCTATAAATATACCCAGCAAATATTTGGCGTGCTCAGCGAGCTGCGCAACGCCTTTCAGGAAATAGGCGAACTGCAGAGCGGCGACCTGACCATCGGCGCAACTGCCATTATGGGTGCGTACTGGCTGCCATTTTTCGTTAACAGCTTTCATCACCGGTACCCACGCATCAAAATCCGCATGGTTATCTGTAATTCGCACAAGCTTGCGGACAAGCTGCAAAATGGAGAGCTGGAGATAGGGTTTGGCGGCTCGTCGTCAGGTCACCCCACGTTACAGCAGCACTTTTTACATCGCGAGCCGCTTATTCTCGTGGCTGGCAAACAGTCCGCCCTTGCGGCTTCGCACCGCATGCTGCAGGCAGCGGACATTACCCGCGAAACCATGATCATGCGCGAGCAGGGCGCGCGCATGACTGACAAGGTGGCAAAATGGCTAAAAAAACATGCACCCCGCGCTAACCCTCCCATGATAGTGACCGTGGACAACATGGAAGTGACCAAGCAGATGGTCATTGACGGTTTGGGCATAACAGCCCTGCCCCGCCATGCAGCAACCAGGGAGTTGGAAAATGGTGCGCTGGTTCCTTTGCCGGTCAAAGATTTTTCCATGCACACCAACTACTTTCTTGTCACGCAGCCCAACACCACCTTTAGCCGCACCACCAGGGCCTTTCTGTCCACGCTCTTTGAGCATGGCGTGCCCATTGCCGAAGAAATGCTTCACTGA
- a CDS encoding outer membrane homotrimeric porin: MKKHLVLLMAAGLALAPLRAESVEFKVKGQWIVNFDYGNYGKFANSPRATNKAPNPSPYTGYNGGATNTADEFGTNQRVRLQLQAIASEYLSGTVWFEIGDQQWGNAMDRPGGTNAYGGALGADGNAVEVKNAYLDWTLPNTPLKVRMGIQEITLPNFVAKTSNIFQDDVPGIVASYKVNEHADVTGFWFRFYNDNYPGSLAGQPRTSANYMDNMDAAGLLVPLSFDGLKITPWFMHASIGPNVMNPRVNKAYSSWNSVPSNTSDQMGNGITSVYTGMLPAVWATKQGHSDRLTEYGNAFWGAVTGEYTGSDPFRLAWDFTYGSVAYEHAQLNRSGWEGFLLGEYKLDWGIPGIYAWYSSGDTGDIKNGSQRMPTIRSTTGNQLSKFASNGSIISRKNAVTAVWTGTWGFGARLKDISFLEDLTHTIRINHFRGTNDPVMAKYFLGKKNASGNYVTTRVGTDFNAGVEGIYLTTKDSATEFSLVNEWQIYKNLTMNLEAHYVLLNLDTSSSVWGRGAVAGGGWVGKPNLRDAWQCNLAFYYNF, encoded by the coding sequence ATGAAAAAGCATCTCGTCCTTCTCATGGCCGCGGGGTTGGCATTGGCTCCGTTACGTGCTGAATCAGTTGAATTTAAAGTCAAAGGTCAATGGATTGTAAACTTCGACTACGGCAACTACGGAAAGTTCGCCAACAGCCCGCGCGCAACCAATAAAGCGCCCAACCCCTCGCCCTACACGGGCTACAACGGGGGTGCGACGAACACGGCGGATGAATTTGGCACAAACCAGCGGGTACGCCTGCAACTGCAGGCAATAGCTTCGGAATATCTTTCAGGCACCGTATGGTTTGAAATAGGCGATCAGCAGTGGGGCAATGCAATGGACCGCCCCGGCGGCACAAATGCGTACGGCGGCGCCCTGGGGGCCGACGGCAATGCTGTTGAAGTAAAAAACGCCTACCTGGACTGGACGTTGCCCAATACGCCACTCAAGGTACGTATGGGCATTCAGGAAATTACATTGCCCAACTTTGTGGCAAAAACGTCCAACATCTTTCAGGACGACGTGCCAGGCATAGTGGCCTCGTACAAGGTCAACGAACATGCCGACGTTACGGGGTTCTGGTTTCGCTTTTACAACGACAATTACCCCGGCAGCCTTGCCGGGCAGCCCCGCACCTCCGCAAACTACATGGACAACATGGATGCGGCCGGGCTTCTGGTGCCCCTGTCGTTTGACGGACTCAAAATCACGCCGTGGTTCATGCACGCCAGCATCGGGCCCAATGTGATGAACCCCCGCGTCAACAAAGCCTATAGTTCGTGGAACAGTGTGCCCAGCAACACGTCCGACCAGATGGGCAACGGTATTACCAGCGTGTACACCGGCATGCTCCCGGCGGTATGGGCGACAAAGCAGGGGCATTCCGACCGGCTGACGGAATACGGCAATGCCTTTTGGGGGGCGGTAACGGGAGAATACACGGGCAGCGATCCCTTTCGGCTGGCCTGGGATTTTACATACGGCAGCGTGGCATACGAGCATGCCCAGCTTAACCGGTCAGGCTGGGAAGGATTTTTGCTCGGCGAATACAAGCTCGATTGGGGCATCCCCGGCATTTACGCCTGGTACAGTTCTGGCGACACGGGCGACATAAAGAACGGGTCGCAGCGCATGCCGACAATCCGCTCTACCACTGGCAACCAGCTTTCCAAATTTGCCAGCAACGGCAGCATCATTTCACGCAAAAACGCCGTTACGGCCGTCTGGACCGGCACCTGGGGATTTGGCGCAAGACTCAAGGACATTTCTTTTCTTGAAGACCTCACGCATACCATACGCATCAACCATTTCAGGGGTACAAACGACCCTGTAATGGCCAAATATTTTCTTGGAAAAAAGAATGCCAGCGGCAACTACGTCACCACCAGAGTTGGTACCGACTTTAATGCCGGCGTCGAAGGCATTTATCTTACCACGAAAGACAGCGCTACTGAATTCAGCCTTGTCAATGAATGGCAAATATACAAAAATCTTACCATGAATCTTGAAGCGCACTACGTTTTGCTTAACCTGGATACATCAAGCAGCGTCTGGGGCAGAGGCGCCGTTGCGGGCGGCGGTTGGGTCGGCAAACCCAACCTGCGTGATGCTTGGCAGTGCAACCTGGCTTTTTATTATAATTTTTAG
- a CDS encoding CYTH domain-containing protein, whose protein sequence is MGKEIERKFLINGDDWRALAQGTMYRQGYLNSAKERTVRVRTVGDRAFLTIKGITVGATRAEYEYEIPFGDCNALLDNLAEKPLIEKKRYKIKQGEFVWEIDEFFGDNQGLIVAEIELVSEDQVFNKPQWVGEEVTGDPRYFNSNLIKHPFTKW, encoded by the coding sequence ATGGGCAAGGAAATTGAACGCAAATTTTTGATAAATGGCGACGATTGGCGGGCGCTGGCGCAGGGCACCATGTACCGGCAGGGGTATCTCAACAGTGCCAAGGAGCGCACTGTTCGCGTGCGCACCGTTGGTGACAGGGCCTTTTTGACCATCAAGGGTATAACCGTCGGGGCCACGCGGGCAGAGTACGAGTACGAAATCCCCTTTGGCGACTGCAATGCCCTGTTGGACAACCTGGCCGAAAAACCCCTGATTGAAAAGAAGCGCTACAAGATAAAGCAGGGCGAATTTGTTTGGGAAATTGACGAATTTTTTGGCGATAATCAGGGGCTTATCGTGGCCGAGATCGAGCTGGTCAGCGAAGATCAGGTCTTCAACAAGCCGCAGTGGGTGGGTGAAGAAGTGACCGGCGATCCCCGGTATTTCAACTCAAACCTCATCAAGCACCCCTTTACCAAGTGGTAA
- a CDS encoding SLC13 family permease, which translates to MSQVQTPPSTFDPLDMRNYTLEKLPEMKGGVWVDRVKFIGIPLAIFMFLYFDLRWCGTIGVFEAQTKVPPAHCYSALAIFVSSLILWLAESIPNYLTSFLIIIAAVLTGVMKMRPAFAMLGEPVMVLNIASFIMASALVVTGLAKRICIYMVLRMGNNLAMMLLCFIGLNLLLGAFISATSAKTALLLPLFMVISAMYGATGGENRNNVGRNMVLQNLLANNVSASAFITGSAANLVAATLLETAGYKVYYADWIKVMLPLSIMQCLFAWYSGTRWIFPLSKEDSTPKMEGGTARLRDELSKLGKVSSAEIRAGLVFLAVLALWATDKQHGIRAEVVALVGAACVLMPSLCKLPRLGVIKWNDADIPWHMLMFSWGAYVLGGLVEKTDIVGLWIHSMLDSWNAAALPKVAVFGVLALVFALTTLISESKTARTIVMFPIIIAVAKKFGWDVIGFSLPMAFLINQVYVLYFNSKPANISYLTNQYSSWESFKFGILQLLACLVMLILWTQYAMPHMGFDSRLW; encoded by the coding sequence ATGTCTCAAGTACAAACGCCGCCCAGCACGTTTGATCCGCTGGATATGCGGAACTACACACTGGAAAAACTCCCGGAAATGAAAGGCGGCGTGTGGGTTGACCGGGTAAAGTTTATAGGTATCCCCCTCGCCATCTTTATGTTTTTGTATTTTGATCTGCGCTGGTGCGGTACCATCGGAGTGTTTGAAGCGCAGACCAAGGTTCCCCCCGCGCACTGCTATTCGGCCCTGGCGATTTTTGTGTCGTCGCTCATTCTCTGGCTGGCCGAATCGATCCCCAACTACCTAACATCATTTCTGATCATCATCGCAGCTGTGCTCACCGGGGTTATGAAAATGCGCCCGGCATTTGCCATGCTGGGCGAGCCCGTGATGGTGCTGAACATTGCCTCGTTCATCATGGCCAGCGCCCTTGTGGTTACAGGCCTTGCCAAGCGCATCTGCATCTATATGGTTTTGCGCATGGGCAACAATCTCGCGATGATGCTGCTCTGTTTTATCGGCCTCAATTTGCTGCTTGGGGCGTTTATCAGTGCCACATCGGCAAAAACAGCTCTTTTACTGCCGCTATTCATGGTCATTTCGGCCATGTACGGCGCAACGGGCGGAGAGAACCGCAACAACGTTGGCCGCAACATGGTGCTGCAAAATCTGTTGGCCAACAATGTGTCGGCCTCCGCCTTTATTACCGGCTCTGCAGCCAACCTGGTGGCGGCCACACTGCTGGAAACAGCCGGATACAAGGTTTATTACGCTGACTGGATCAAGGTAATGCTGCCCCTGAGCATAATGCAGTGCCTGTTTGCCTGGTATTCTGGTACGCGCTGGATATTCCCCCTCAGCAAGGAGGACTCCACGCCAAAGATGGAAGGCGGCACCGCCCGACTGCGGGACGAACTGTCCAAACTGGGAAAGGTCAGCTCTGCAGAAATTCGCGCTGGTCTGGTGTTTCTGGCAGTTCTGGCGTTGTGGGCCACAGACAAGCAGCACGGCATTCGTGCGGAAGTTGTTGCGCTGGTGGGTGCTGCCTGCGTGCTTATGCCCAGCTTGTGCAAGCTGCCGCGTCTGGGCGTCATCAAGTGGAACGACGCCGACATCCCTTGGCACATGCTGATGTTCAGCTGGGGTGCATATGTACTTGGCGGGCTGGTTGAAAAAACTGATATAGTGGGGCTGTGGATACATTCCATGCTTGATAGCTGGAATGCCGCAGCCTTGCCCAAGGTTGCCGTTTTTGGCGTGCTGGCGTTGGTTTTTGCGCTGACAACTTTGATAAGCGAGAGCAAAACGGCCCGCACCATCGTTATGTTCCCGATCATTATTGCCGTTGCCAAAAAATTTGGCTGGGACGTGATAGGGTTCAGTCTTCCCATGGCCTTTCTTATCAACCAGGTGTATGTGCTCTACTTCAACTCCAAGCCAGCCAACATCAGTTATCTGACAAACCAGTATTCCAGCTGGGAATCCTTCAAATTTGGCATACTGCAATTGCTGGCTTGCCTCGTAATGCTGATATTATGGACGCAATACGCCATGCCTCATATGGGATTTGACAGCAGGCTGTGGTAA
- a CDS encoding acetolactate synthase large subunit, protein MDQQNVAQFLVSCLRAEGVKYVFGIPGEENIRFVRAVAASGDIRFILARHEQGASFMADIYGRLTGKAGVCTATLGPGAINLLLGVADAQTNSSPLVAISAQVGLKRIYKESHQIVDLVGMFKPVTKWADTVLTPLSVPEMVRNAFQVAQEERPGATYLAIPEDVEAAPMPQATPLKATPCAKAIPSPAAVTEAAALLRSARKPVIMAGHGVARTGNAAVLAAFAERYNIPVATTFMGKGVISDRSPQSLGVIGFMRHDYENCAFDQADVILSIGYELQEFTPMRINPRSDKRIIHINTFMPDVDAHYNPEVSIMADVGLALAALAKALGSEPLLSAGRGARIRELVEAELAKGRQSDAFPLKPQRIVNDIRAAMGDEDIVLADTGAIKMWMARLYPTYAPLTCIVSNGLSTMAFSLPGAIGAHLAHPDRKVLAVMGDGSFLMNSQEMETAVRENIPLKILVWVDDSYGLIKWKMDMESGSHDCVDFGNPDFVAYAESFGAKGYSVKSAAELLPTLQKALDEPGVSLVACPVDYSENMALINSLGELTPALCALDEL, encoded by the coding sequence ATGGATCAGCAGAACGTCGCCCAGTTTCTTGTGTCATGCCTCAGGGCCGAAGGCGTTAAATATGTCTTTGGCATCCCCGGCGAAGAAAACATCAGGTTTGTGCGTGCTGTGGCCGCTTCGGGCGACATCCGCTTTATTCTGGCCCGCCACGAGCAGGGAGCCTCGTTCATGGCCGACATTTACGGCCGCCTGACCGGCAAGGCTGGCGTATGCACCGCCACCCTGGGGCCGGGTGCCATCAACCTGCTGCTGGGCGTGGCCGACGCGCAGACCAACTCCAGCCCGCTGGTTGCCATCTCTGCACAGGTGGGGCTCAAGCGCATTTACAAGGAATCGCACCAGATTGTTGACCTTGTGGGCATGTTCAAACCCGTGACCAAGTGGGCCGACACCGTGCTTACGCCGCTGTCTGTGCCCGAGATGGTACGCAATGCCTTTCAGGTTGCGCAGGAGGAGCGCCCCGGCGCGACCTACCTTGCCATTCCTGAAGATGTGGAAGCGGCCCCCATGCCCCAGGCTACGCCCCTCAAGGCAACCCCCTGCGCCAAGGCCATTCCCTCACCCGCCGCGGTGACAGAGGCCGCCGCCCTGCTGCGCAGCGCGCGCAAGCCGGTGATCATGGCCGGGCATGGCGTTGCCCGCACGGGCAATGCCGCCGTGCTGGCCGCCTTTGCCGAGCGCTACAACATTCCCGTGGCCACCACCTTTATGGGCAAGGGTGTTATCAGCGACCGCAGCCCCCAGTCGCTTGGAGTTATCGGCTTCATGCGGCACGACTACGAAAACTGCGCCTTTGATCAGGCAGACGTGATTCTTTCCATCGGCTACGAGCTGCAGGAATTCACGCCCATGCGCATTAACCCCCGCTCGGACAAGCGCATCATCCATATCAATACCTTTATGCCCGATGTGGACGCCCACTATAACCCCGAAGTAAGCATCATGGCAGACGTGGGCCTTGCCCTTGCCGCTCTTGCCAAGGCGCTCGGGTCAGAGCCGCTGCTCTCTGCCGGGCGCGGGGCCAGAATTCGCGAACTGGTGGAGGCAGAGCTTGCCAAGGGCCGTCAGAGCGATGCATTCCCCCTCAAGCCGCAGCGTATTGTGAACGACATACGCGCCGCCATGGGCGACGAGGATATTGTGCTGGCCGACACGGGGGCTATCAAGATGTGGATGGCACGGCTGTATCCCACCTATGCGCCCCTTACCTGCATTGTTTCCAACGGCCTTTCCACCATGGCATTTTCCCTGCCCGGGGCCATTGGCGCGCATCTGGCGCACCCTGACCGCAAGGTGCTGGCTGTCATGGGTGACGGCAGCTTCCTTATGAATTCGCAGGAAATGGAAACCGCCGTTCGCGAGAACATCCCGCTCAAGATTCTGGTGTGGGTAGACGACAGCTACGGGCTGATCAAGTGGAAGATGGACATGGAATCGGGCTCGCACGACTGCGTGGATTTTGGCAACCCCGATTTTGTGGCCTATGCTGAAAGCTTTGGGGCCAAGGGCTACAGCGTAAAAAGTGCCGCCGAGCTTTTGCCCACCCTGCAGAAGGCCCTGGACGAACCCGGGGTATCGCTGGTGGCCTGCCCGGTGGACTACAGCGAGAATATGGCGCTTATCAACAGCCTTGGTGAGCTGACGCCTGCGCTTTGCGCGCTGGACGAGCTGTAA
- the gmhA gene encoding D-sedoheptulose 7-phosphate isomerase — MTNSLFDTSLGAHLELFSTLQTLRPAVEAAAERMKAAIAAGGKVLVAGNGGSAADAQHFAAELVGRFQLNRKALGCIALTTDTSNLTAIGNDFGFDDVFSRQVEALARPGDVFVGISTSGNSANIIAAVNEARTQGIASIALLGRDGGKLESLADMAVVVPHQITARIQEAHIFILHHWADVIERAVAQK; from the coding sequence ATGACGAATTCGCTTTTTGACACGTCCCTTGGCGCCCATCTGGAACTTTTCAGCACCTTGCAGACCTTGCGGCCTGCGGTAGAAGCTGCGGCAGAACGGATGAAGGCCGCCATTGCGGCTGGCGGCAAGGTGCTTGTTGCAGGCAACGGCGGTTCGGCGGCCGATGCCCAGCACTTTGCGGCAGAGCTTGTGGGGCGCTTTCAGCTCAACCGCAAGGCTCTGGGCTGCATAGCCCTGACCACAGACACCTCAAACCTCACGGCCATTGGCAACGACTTTGGTTTTGACGACGTCTTTTCCCGGCAGGTAGAGGCTCTGGCCCGCCCCGGTGATGTTTTTGTGGGCATTTCCACCTCTGGCAACTCGGCCAACATCATTGCCGCAGTCAACGAGGCCCGCACCCAGGGCATAGCCTCCATCGCCCTGCTGGGGCGAGACGGCGGCAAGCTTGAATCACTGGCCGACATGGCCGTGGTGGTTCCCCATCAGATAACGGCCCGTATTCAGGAAGCCCACATCTTCATTCTGCACCACTGGGCAGATGTGATTGAACGCGCCGTAGCGCAAAAATAA
- a CDS encoding deoxyguanosinetriphosphate triphosphohydrolase: MSTFMEQWALLLAPNRKNSGGIKPDPLVEGRNPFLADYDRIIFSSSFRRLARKTQVHPLVRNDHIHNRLTHSLEVSCVGRSLGLGVGAALRHRGDLPTEYTPDHLGQIIQASCLAHDIGNPPFGHAGEEAIRDWFKDSGHKEQYFKNLQPAEWADFTAFDGNAQGFRVINALENNKDRGGFRLTFPVIAALVKYPRSAYEAQGVGKSKFNFYTAERALFAEIFGEMGLASGGGCRRHPLSYLLEAADDICYRIIDMEDARELRIISYADFKEAMTPLLDAQCLDDPRLDSMDSDRRRTSMLRTTAMGRIIPSITQTFMDNYEAIMDGSLEGSLLNHARDDVAGFMSAAGRVFNSKIMNNPQKTALEIGTYTLYRRLLDVFIPACFNYTKGNTMSYQETRALTLMGANAPGRDDSLYMAYLRVLDFVSGMTDDYATFISQQFSGTSGL; this comes from the coding sequence ATGAGCACATTCATGGAGCAGTGGGCATTGCTGCTGGCCCCCAATCGCAAAAACAGCGGGGGCATAAAGCCCGACCCGCTGGTCGAAGGGCGCAATCCCTTTCTGGCGGACTACGACCGTATCATCTTTTCCAGCTCGTTTCGCAGGCTGGCAAGAAAAACGCAGGTGCACCCCCTGGTGCGCAATGACCATATTCACAACCGGCTTACCCATTCGCTCGAGGTAAGCTGCGTAGGTCGTTCGCTGGGGCTTGGCGTGGGCGCGGCCCTGCGCCATCGCGGTGACCTGCCGACAGAGTACACGCCCGATCACCTCGGGCAGATCATACAGGCCTCCTGCCTTGCCCACGATATCGGCAATCCGCCATTCGGGCATGCCGGCGAGGAGGCCATTCGCGACTGGTTCAAGGATTCCGGCCACAAGGAGCAGTATTTCAAAAATCTGCAACCTGCTGAATGGGCAGACTTTACGGCTTTTGACGGCAATGCGCAGGGTTTCAGGGTTATCAACGCTCTTGAAAACAACAAGGATCGCGGCGGATTTCGGCTGACGTTTCCTGTCATCGCCGCACTGGTTAAGTACCCGCGTTCGGCCTACGAGGCTCAGGGTGTGGGCAAGAGCAAATTTAACTTTTATACGGCAGAGCGGGCGCTGTTTGCCGAAATTTTTGGAGAGATGGGTCTTGCCAGCGGCGGAGGCTGCCGCAGGCATCCACTTTCATATCTGCTGGAGGCGGCAGACGACATCTGCTACCGCATCATCGACATGGAAGATGCCCGCGAGCTGCGCATTATCTCCTACGCGGACTTCAAGGAGGCCATGACGCCCCTGCTCGACGCCCAGTGCCTCGACGACCCGCGCCTTGATTCCATGGACTCTGACCGCAGGCGTACAAGCATGCTGCGCACCACGGCCATGGGGCGCATCATTCCGTCCATCACGCAGACCTTTATGGACAATTACGAGGCAATCATGGATGGCAGCCTTGAGGGCAGCCTGCTGAACCATGCCCGAGATGACGTGGCCGGTTTCATGAGCGCCGCCGGGCGGGTTTTTAACAGCAAGATCATGAACAACCCACAGAAAACAGCGCTGGAGATAGGCACGTACACGCTCTACCGCCGCCTGCTGGACGTGTTTATTCCCGCCTGCTTCAACTACACCAAGGGCAATACCATGAGCTATCAGGAAACCCGCGCGCTCACGCTCATGGGTGCCAACGCCCCGGGCAGGGACGACAGCCTGTACATGGCTTATCTGCGTGTGCTGGATTTTGTGTCTGGCATGACAGACGACTACGCCACCTTTATCTCGCAGCAGTTTTCCGGCACATCTGGGCTGTAA